One stretch of Labrus bergylta chromosome 24, fLabBer1.1, whole genome shotgun sequence DNA includes these proteins:
- the LOC109990151 gene encoding cyclin-Y-like protein 1, whose translation MGGSVSCCMSPGESPKIHRREVELEECPITTCEDVSEDTGTYLQHISDRELPDELAQEANPSDHPRASTLFLNKSQTDVREKRKSNYMNHHMSPGLLTKKYSSCSTIFIDDSTVSQPNLKSTIKCVALAIYYHIKNRDSNRTLDIFDEKKHPLTRDKVPDDYSVVDPEHKLIYRFIRTLFSSAQLTAECAIVTLVYLERLLTYAEMDICPCNWKRIVLGAILLASKVWDDQAVWNVDYCQILKDITVEDMNEMERHFLELLQFNINVPASVYAKYYFDLRSLADDNNLNFPLEPLSNKRAQKLEAISRLCEDKYKDLHKSAMRRSVSVDNLVGIKKSHAILS comes from the exons ATGGGAGGGTCGGTGTCTTGCTGTATGTCCCCTGGGGAGAGCCCCAAGATCCACAGGAGAGAGGTGGAGCTGGAGGAGTGTCCCATCACCACCTGCGAGGACGTGAGCGAAGACACTGGGACGTACCTGCAGCACATCAGTGACCGGGAGCTCCCAGATG AATTAGCCCAAGAGGCCAACCCGTCAGACCATCCCAGAGCTAGCACCCTCTTCCTCAACAAGTCGCAGACGGACG tgcGCGAGAAGAGGAAAAGCAACTACATGAATCAT CACATGTCCCCGGGCCTGCTGACAAAAAAGTACAGCTCCTGCTCAACGATATTCATCGATGACAGCACGGTCAGCCAGCCCAACCTCAAAAGCACAATTAAATG CGTCGCGTTGGCCATATACTATCACATCAAAAACAG AGATTCAAACCGCACGCTGGATATATTTGATGAGAAGAAACACCCTCTAACG CGAGACAAAGTTCCAGATGACTACTCCGTGGTTGACCCCGAACACAAACTCATCTATCGCTTTATCAGAACGCTCTTCAGCTCGGCACAGCTCACCGCAGAGTGCGCCATCGTCACTTTG GTTTACCTAGAAAGGCTGTTGACGTATGCTGAGATGGACATCTGTCCTTGTAACTGGAAACGGATTGTTCTTGGCGCCATTCTGCTGGCCTCCAAGGTCTGGGACGACCAGGCTGTGTGGAATGTCGACTACTGCCAGATCCTCAAAGATATAACAGTGGAGGACAT GAATGAGATGGAgcgtcacttcctggagcttcttCAGTTCAACATTAATGTCCCAGCCAGTGTGTACGCCAAGTATTACTTTGACCTGCGCTCACTGGCTGATGACAACAACCTTAATTTTCCATTGGAGCCGCTGAGCAACAAGCGGGCTCAGAAACTGGAG GCGATCTCTAGGCTGTGTGAGGACAAGTACAAGGACCTGCATAAATCTGCGATGAGGAGGTCTGTCAGTGTGGACAATTTGGTTGGCATCAAGAAATCCCATGCAATTCTGTCCTAA